One window of Arthrobacter oryzae genomic DNA carries:
- a CDS encoding glucan 1,4-alpha-glucosidase: MKQRLKSACTATVLAVAVSALGLTPAVAEAADAPGAPGSAATWTKGDKEGVGTALGTASKVWYTLTEGTMSEVYYPRADTPNTRELQFAVSDGTTAQRESDQASRTVELADPKALSYRQITTDDAGRWRLTKTYVTDPARSTVMLGVTFEVLDGGDYQLFVLSDPSLAGTSGGDTGSISEGALLASDLEDAATPVATALVSSAGFAAMGNGYAGSSDGWTDLSSDGTLDGAHPAAGPGNISQTGQIPLTPGGRTEFSLAMGFGADTAEALATATASLKSGYAKVARKYTGEWRKYLASLNEPSGQLEGGLRTQYDVSLMTVKSHEDKTYPGAFIASLTIPWGQVASAETHREGYHAVWARDMYQSVTALLAAGDTQAARRGVDWLFEYQQQPDGHFPQTSKVDGTIGQNGIQLDETAFPILLANQVGRTDGGFYRKELKPAADYLVAAGAKTPQERWEETGGYSTSTLASQIAALAAAADIAGKNDDAASAAIYRATADEWQRSTEKWMFTTNGPVGDGNYYLRISASGNPNDGASRDWGNGAGQHPENAVLDAGFLELVRLGVKAPDDPFVADSLAETDASISQETPGGRMWHRYTYDGYGEKADGSPWDGTGIGRLWPLLSGERGEYALANGEDALPYLQTMHSAANAGFMIPEQVWDSEEPTSYGHELGRSTGSASPLSWAMAQYVRLAAGVNNGSPVETPANVAARYASGATVSTPELDLTSPAALSIADAATTTVAGTTNASTVYVSVNGAVTEAPVTAGADGVGSFSLDVPLTGAKNKIVVAGVAADGGTAQEETTVLYYGTRLGALADPGGDDNGPGSYTYPANPAYVPGAFDLTGVEVYDAGEDYAFVTTIAGEVTNPWGGQGISHQRLNIYLGTGTGGAVPGLPGTNINVEHAWDSVIVTDGRFDGAGVFSPDGTRTSAVSLLAVPEARQIVTRVPKAALGSLDPATARMSVAMFGNAEAGEGIGNVRPVYDGDYWAAGDPSWIKEWRFGGGAGVFDGGLDSRDSDTRDPNALDVIVGDGQSQAIVLDWRAGSPVVVPMVGLTP, translated from the coding sequence ATGAAGCAACGCCTCAAATCTGCATGCACGGCAACCGTACTGGCAGTGGCGGTCTCGGCCCTGGGCCTGACCCCCGCCGTCGCGGAAGCCGCTGATGCGCCGGGCGCACCGGGATCAGCCGCCACCTGGACCAAGGGCGACAAAGAGGGCGTAGGCACGGCCCTCGGCACGGCGTCAAAGGTCTGGTACACCCTGACCGAGGGGACCATGAGCGAGGTCTACTATCCCCGCGCCGACACGCCTAACACCCGTGAACTGCAGTTCGCCGTCAGCGACGGCACCACGGCACAGCGCGAAAGCGACCAGGCCAGCCGCACCGTTGAGCTGGCCGACCCCAAGGCGCTCAGCTACCGGCAGATCACCACCGACGACGCGGGCCGCTGGCGGCTGACCAAGACGTACGTCACGGACCCTGCCCGGTCCACCGTGATGCTCGGTGTCACCTTCGAAGTCCTCGACGGCGGCGACTACCAGCTGTTCGTGCTCTCCGATCCGTCCCTGGCAGGCACCTCGGGCGGGGACACCGGCAGCATCTCCGAGGGCGCGCTGCTGGCTTCCGACCTGGAAGATGCCGCCACACCTGTTGCCACAGCCTTGGTCTCGTCTGCCGGGTTCGCAGCCATGGGCAACGGCTATGCGGGCAGCAGCGACGGCTGGACGGACCTCTCGTCCGACGGCACGCTGGATGGCGCACATCCGGCCGCAGGACCCGGCAACATCTCCCAGACGGGGCAGATTCCGCTGACCCCCGGCGGTCGCACGGAGTTCTCACTGGCCATGGGCTTCGGCGCCGATACCGCGGAGGCGCTGGCCACGGCTACTGCCAGCCTCAAGAGCGGCTACGCGAAGGTTGCCCGGAAGTACACCGGCGAATGGCGGAAGTACCTCGCCTCGCTCAACGAGCCCTCCGGCCAACTGGAAGGCGGGCTCCGGACGCAGTATGACGTTTCGCTCATGACCGTGAAATCGCATGAGGACAAGACCTACCCCGGTGCCTTCATCGCTTCCCTGACCATTCCGTGGGGCCAGGTTGCCAGCGCCGAAACACACCGTGAGGGCTACCACGCGGTGTGGGCCCGCGACATGTACCAGTCGGTCACGGCTCTCCTGGCCGCCGGGGACACCCAGGCTGCCCGGCGCGGCGTCGACTGGCTCTTCGAATACCAGCAGCAGCCCGACGGGCACTTCCCGCAGACCTCGAAGGTGGACGGAACAATCGGCCAGAACGGCATCCAGCTGGACGAAACAGCCTTCCCCATCCTGCTCGCCAACCAAGTGGGCCGCACGGACGGCGGTTTCTACCGCAAAGAGCTCAAACCGGCCGCGGACTACCTCGTGGCGGCCGGTGCCAAGACACCCCAGGAGCGCTGGGAGGAGACCGGTGGGTACTCGACGTCGACCCTCGCCTCCCAGATCGCCGCGCTTGCCGCCGCTGCGGACATCGCCGGGAAGAACGACGACGCCGCATCAGCCGCGATCTACCGCGCCACGGCCGACGAGTGGCAGCGAAGCACGGAGAAGTGGATGTTCACCACCAACGGCCCCGTGGGCGACGGCAACTACTACCTCCGTATCAGCGCGAGCGGCAACCCGAACGACGGCGCGTCCCGTGACTGGGGCAACGGCGCCGGCCAGCATCCGGAGAACGCAGTGCTGGACGCAGGCTTCCTCGAATTGGTGCGCCTGGGCGTCAAGGCTCCCGACGACCCGTTTGTGGCGGACTCGCTGGCTGAAACGGACGCCTCCATCTCCCAGGAGACCCCCGGCGGCCGCATGTGGCACCGCTACACCTACGACGGCTATGGCGAAAAAGCGGACGGCTCGCCGTGGGACGGCACCGGGATCGGCCGGCTCTGGCCGCTTCTGAGCGGTGAGCGCGGCGAATACGCGCTGGCCAACGGCGAGGACGCGCTGCCGTACCTGCAGACTATGCATTCGGCGGCCAATGCCGGGTTCATGATTCCGGAGCAGGTCTGGGACTCGGAAGAGCCCACCTCCTACGGCCACGAACTGGGACGCAGCACCGGCTCCGCCTCGCCGCTGTCCTGGGCGATGGCCCAGTACGTGCGGCTCGCGGCCGGCGTGAACAACGGTTCCCCGGTGGAAACGCCGGCCAACGTGGCCGCCCGCTACGCCTCCGGCGCCACCGTCTCCACGCCGGAGCTGGACCTGACGAGCCCTGCTGCCCTGTCCATCGCGGACGCCGCCACGACTACTGTCGCCGGCACGACGAACGCTTCCACGGTGTATGTCTCCGTGAATGGCGCGGTCACCGAGGCGCCGGTCACGGCCGGTGCGGACGGCGTCGGGTCCTTCTCGCTCGATGTTCCGCTGACCGGGGCCAAAAACAAGATCGTCGTCGCGGGCGTGGCCGCCGACGGAGGCACCGCCCAGGAAGAAACCACCGTGCTCTACTACGGCACCCGCCTCGGAGCCCTCGCGGATCCGGGCGGTGACGACAACGGTCCCGGCAGCTACACCTACCCCGCCAACCCGGCCTATGTGCCCGGCGCCTTCGACCTCACCGGAGTGGAGGTTTACGACGCCGGCGAGGACTACGCGTTTGTCACCACCATCGCCGGGGAGGTCACCAACCCCTGGGGCGGCCAGGGCATCTCGCACCAGCGCCTGAACATCTACCTGGGCACCGGCACCGGCGGCGCTGTTCCCGGCCTGCCCGGAACCAACATCAATGTTGAACACGCCTGGGACTCGGTGATCGTCACGGACGGCCGCTTCGACGGCGCCGGTGTCTTCTCTCCCGACGGCACGCGGACCTCCGCCGTGAGCCTGCTGGCTGTCCCTGAGGCGCGGCAAATTGTCACCCGTGTGCCCAAGGCGGCACTGGGCAGCCTTGATCCGGCTACGGCCCGGATGTCCGTCGCGATGTTCGGGAACGCCGAGGCAGGCGAAGGAATCGGCAATGTCCGCCCGGTGTACGACGGCGACTACTGGGCAGCCGGCGATCCGTCGTGGATCAAGGAATGGCGCTTCGGTGGCGGCGCCGGAGTCTTCGACGGCGGCCTGGACTCCCGCGACTCCGACACCAGGGACCCGAATGCCCTGGACGTGATCGTGGGCGACGGCCAAAGCCAGGCCATCGTCCTCGACTGGCGCGCAGGATCGCCCGTGGTGGTCCCGATGGTGGGATTGACGCCCTAG